In a single window of the Candidatus Atribacteria bacterium genome:
- a CDS encoding DUF1385 domain-containing protein has translation MKNADCNYGGQAVIEGVMMRSPLKYAIAVRKPDKEIILKIGKLSTLSDKLKFLKWPIFRGVINLIESLVLGLKALTYSAEQATGEEEKINSLEMFFTIVIAFALFIVFFIALPTAIARYLDTYLSNIIVYNLFEGLLRISIFITYLFFISKIKDIRRVFEYHGAEHKVIYTYEAGEELNVNNVKKYSTLHPRCGTSFIFIVLVMSILVFSLLGKQTLLLRIAYRVSIIPIIAGLSYEILKLSAKNMSKTLIKWAVMPGLWFQKLTTSEPDNAQIEVAIEALKGVLPEDNKKIKSEVVKND, from the coding sequence ATGAAAAATGCTGATTGTAATTATGGAGGTCAAGCGGTCATTGAAGGAGTGATGATGAGATCTCCTTTAAAGTATGCCATTGCTGTCCGTAAGCCAGACAAAGAGATTATTTTAAAAATAGGTAAATTAAGTACCTTATCCGATAAGTTAAAATTTCTAAAATGGCCTATTTTTAGAGGAGTGATTAATTTAATTGAGTCTTTAGTCCTTGGCTTGAAGGCATTAACTTATTCAGCGGAACAGGCAACCGGAGAAGAAGAGAAAATAAATAGCCTTGAAATGTTTTTTACCATTGTAATTGCTTTTGCCTTGTTTATAGTGTTTTTCATCGCTTTACCTACTGCAATAGCTCGATATTTAGATACTTATCTATCCAATATTATTGTTTATAATTTGTTTGAAGGATTATTAAGAATTAGTATATTTATTACCTACTTATTTTTTATCTCAAAAATAAAAGATATAAGAAGGGTATTTGAATACCATGGAGCAGAACACAAGGTCATATATACTTATGAAGCTGGTGAGGAACTGAATGTAAATAATGTGAAAAAATATAGTACTCTGCACCCACGATGCGGCACGAGTTTTATTTTTATTGTTTTAGTCATGAGTATTTTGGTTTTTTCTTTATTGGGGAAGCAAACTTTGCTTTTAAGGATAGCCTATCGGGTTTCTATCATTCCCATAATAGCCGGACTATCCTATGAGATCTTAAAATTATCGGCAAAAAACATGAGTAAAACATTGATAAAATGGGCAGTGATGCCCGGATTATGGTTTCAAAAACTGACTACCAGTGAACCGGACAACGCTCAAATTGAGGTAGCCATAGAAGCATTAAAAGGTGTTTTACCTGAAGATAACAAAAAAATAAAGTCTGAAGTAGTTAAGAATGATTAA
- a CDS encoding FAD-dependent thymidylate synthase, with translation MKVRLINYTKDPEKIVAQSARLCYSALSIEDLEEKLNEESIKKLVKKIMKLGHYSVLEHATFTFAIEEISRVTSHQLVRHRLASFSQQSQRYVKINKKNFAYIIPKSIEKDKKLAKAYRDTIKKMEDVYQLLLDDHIEAEDARYILPQAVSTKMIITVNARELLHIFELRCCNRAQWEIREVAINMLKEVKSIAPTIFENAGPPCILGPCPEGVLSCGKPWHKNKKEGERDNHEKC, from the coding sequence ATGAAAGTTAGGTTGATAAATTATACCAAAGATCCTGAAAAAATAGTAGCTCAGTCAGCAAGATTGTGCTATTCTGCATTGAGCATTGAAGATTTGGAAGAAAAACTTAATGAGGAATCAATAAAAAAATTAGTTAAAAAGATAATGAAATTGGGACATTATTCTGTTTTGGAGCATGCTACCTTTACTTTCGCTATAGAAGAAATTTCCAGAGTTACTTCCCATCAATTAGTACGGCATCGACTGGCTTCTTTTTCCCAACAAAGTCAAAGATATGTTAAAATAAATAAGAAAAACTTTGCATACATCATTCCAAAATCTATCGAGAAGGATAAAAAATTAGCTAAAGCATATAGGGATACTATAAAAAAAATGGAGGACGTTTATCAGTTATTATTAGATGATCATATAGAGGCAGAAGATGCGAGATATATTTTACCTCAAGCGGTTTCCACCAAGATGATCATCACCGTAAATGCCCGGGAATTATTGCATATCTTCGAGCTAAGATGTTGTAATCGGGCACAATGGGAGATCAGAGAAGTGGCTATAAATATGTTGAAAGAAGTTAAAAGTATTGCACCTACTATATTTGAAAATGCTGGTCCGCCTTGTATTTTAGGACCTTGCCCCGAAGGAGTATTATCCTGTGGTAAACCCTGGCATAAAAATAAAAAAGAAGGAGAAAGGGATAATCATGAAAAATGCTGA
- a CDS encoding thymidine kinase — MPKIKNEGSIEVICGSMFSGKSEELIRRVRRVQIAKKKIQIFKPTIDNRYAVQYIYSHNGTKVEAINISEPKEILERIEQDTEVIAIDEAQFYKDDIVSVCQKLADQGKRVIIAGLDQDFRGEPFGPIPKLLAIAEYIDKLQAICMVCGNTASRTQRLVNGQPAKYSDPIILIGAKERYEARCRKCHTVPKE, encoded by the coding sequence ATGCCCAAGATTAAAAATGAGGGTTCGATTGAAGTCATATGCGGGAGTATGTTTAGCGGAAAGAGCGAGGAATTAATAAGAAGAGTTCGCAGGGTTCAAATTGCCAAAAAGAAGATTCAAATATTTAAACCGACTATTGATAACCGATATGCAGTGCAGTATATCTACTCGCATAATGGCACTAAAGTTGAAGCTATCAATATTAGCGAACCAAAAGAAATTCTGGAAAGAATAGAACAGGATACCGAAGTTATCGCTATTGATGAAGCCCAATTTTATAAGGATGACATTGTATCAGTTTGTCAAAAATTGGCTGACCAGGGGAAAAGGGTAATTATTGCTGGCCTGGATCAGGATTTTAGAGGTGAACCCTTTGGTCCAATCCCGAAATTACTGGCAATAGCAGAATATATAGATAAGTTGCAAGCTATCTGCATGGTCTGCGGTAATACAGCTTCCAGAACTCAAAGATTGGTAAATGGTCAACCGGCTAAATATAGTGACCCGATCATATTAATTGGCGCCAAAGAAAGATATGAGGCAAGATGTCGGAAATGTCATACCGTACCAAAGGAGTAA
- a CDS encoding 50S ribosomal protein L31, whose product MKKDIHPKYEKAIISCACGNSFETGSTKKIMKVEICSACHPFFTGKQKIIDTAGRVERFNRKYNLENEEDSDN is encoded by the coding sequence ATGAAAAAAGACATTCACCCAAAATACGAAAAGGCAATTATCAGCTGTGCATGCGGAAACAGTTTTGAAACCGGTTCTACCAAAAAAATTATGAAAGTAGAAATATGTTCTGCCTGTCATCCCTTTTTTACCGGTAAGCAAAAGATAATCGATACTGCAGGAAGAGTTGAAAGATTTAATAGGAAATACAATTTAGAAAATGAGGAAGATAGCGATAATTAG